In one window of Rhodoglobus vestalii DNA:
- a CDS encoding IclR family transcriptional regulator: MNELALPVKRRNSSGLRRDLELLEALSTQEAVSAQGLGVVRLAEISNRDKGQVSRTLATLADAGLVSRDPYTLAYRLGHQLYAMAARTAEAQLAHIAVPFLRRIVSATHETTHLCVLRGGSVLTLSSELSEYAFRGLGWEGVSTSIWRTSAGRVLVSTWGNTELSRVFETNTNRALVTSPIPQIGSATRGDSVPASNLKVTNATSLVREIELIRSQGYATVDEEFEIGVVGVSAPVYDFRGNLVAALNISAPKARLGGHLDEAGIFVARVAKDFSATLACSDKRTPA, from the coding sequence ATGAATGAGTTGGCTCTGCCAGTGAAGAGGCGCAATTCCTCCGGGCTCCGGCGCGACCTTGAGTTGCTTGAGGCACTCAGCACTCAAGAAGCAGTCTCAGCTCAGGGGCTCGGAGTGGTGCGCCTCGCCGAGATCTCAAACAGGGATAAGGGGCAAGTCTCGCGGACCCTCGCAACGCTCGCCGACGCGGGACTTGTCTCACGCGATCCGTACACTCTCGCCTACCGACTAGGTCATCAGCTTTATGCAATGGCCGCCCGCACCGCGGAAGCGCAGCTCGCCCACATCGCGGTGCCATTTCTCCGCAGAATAGTTTCAGCAACGCACGAGACCACTCACCTCTGCGTTCTGCGCGGCGGAAGTGTCCTCACCCTGTCGAGCGAGTTGAGCGAGTACGCGTTCCGTGGACTCGGTTGGGAGGGTGTTAGTACCTCAATCTGGCGAACATCCGCTGGTCGCGTACTAGTCAGCACCTGGGGCAATACAGAACTCAGTCGGGTGTTCGAAACGAATACAAATCGTGCACTCGTCACGTCTCCCATTCCTCAGATTGGCAGCGCAACACGTGGTGACAGCGTGCCAGCATCCAACCTCAAAGTCACGAATGCCACGAGTCTCGTCCGCGAGATCGAACTTATCCGCTCACAGGGTTATGCAACGGTAGATGAGGAATTCGAAATTGGTGTCGTAGGGGTGTCGGCCCCCGTCTATGACTTTCGGGGGAATCTCGTTGCGGCGCTCAATATCAGCGCACCAAAAGCTCGCCTCGGTGGGCACCTTGATGAAGCAGGTATCTTCGTCGCCCGGGTAGCGAAGGACTTCTCTGCCACACTCGCATGCTCCGACAAGAGAACCCCTGCCTGA
- a CDS encoding ABC transporter permease, with protein sequence MTPFDLDGLFIFWGRRWDDILELVLEHISVVAISLIIATLVGVLIGFLVWNRPVPRSIAIASAGVALTIPSLALLALITPIFGLGWTPTVLSLVFYSLLPIVRNTVVGLRDVAPEIMESARGVGMSNLRILISIQLPIAWPIILTGVRVAAQLTIGIAAIAAYVAGPGLGQYIFQGLSSLGSKNALNLALTGTLGVILLALIVDALFVLITRYTTSRGLRA encoded by the coding sequence ATGACACCGTTCGACCTTGACGGACTCTTCATCTTCTGGGGTCGACGATGGGACGATATTCTCGAACTCGTACTTGAGCACATTTCTGTTGTTGCGATCTCATTGATCATCGCGACGCTGGTCGGCGTTCTGATCGGTTTTCTTGTATGGAATCGGCCAGTGCCGCGATCAATTGCCATCGCGTCCGCCGGTGTTGCGCTGACAATTCCGTCACTCGCCCTGCTCGCACTGATCACCCCCATTTTTGGCCTTGGCTGGACCCCGACAGTCTTGTCGTTAGTGTTTTACTCGCTGCTGCCGATAGTCAGGAATACCGTCGTCGGCCTTCGCGATGTGGCACCCGAGATCATGGAATCCGCTCGCGGCGTAGGAATGAGCAACCTGCGAATTCTGATCTCGATTCAGCTGCCGATCGCCTGGCCGATCATCCTGACCGGCGTCCGCGTCGCCGCACAGCTCACCATCGGTATCGCGGCAATCGCCGCGTACGTTGCCGGCCCCGGACTTGGACAATACATCTTTCAGGGTCTCTCGTCGCTGGGATCTAAGAATGCTCTCAACCTTGCTTTGACGGGGACGTTGGGTGTGATTCTTTTGGCGCTCATCGTCGATGCGCTTTTTGTTCTCATTACCCGCTATACAACCTCGAGGGGTCTCCGTGCCTGA
- a CDS encoding ABC transporter ATP-binding protein, which yields MPESTSTGVTAIPDKTTGVSIALDNVVKTYPGQVTPAVDQFSMNVSPGELIMFVGPSGCGKTTTMKMINRIIEPTSGSIAIDGRDVLSLDPNELRRHIGYVIQQVGLFPHMTIAENIGVVPKLLGWSKKKISDRVDELLETVQLDAREFSGRYPKQLSGGQQQRVGVARALAADPPVMLMDEPFGATDPITREKLQAEFLHLQATIGKTIIFVTHDFDEAVLLGDRIAVLSERSQIEQFDTPAKILAAPANDYVSSFIGSGAALKRLVLIPATEAKLGAASSASGTPTIDAARNLRDALDLLIVTGAPLVNVVLGDGRAVGSLTVASISATLGVEVLGASASSASAL from the coding sequence GTGCCTGAATCAACTTCCACCGGTGTCACCGCGATTCCCGACAAGACCACCGGCGTTTCTATCGCCCTTGATAACGTGGTGAAGACGTACCCGGGACAGGTCACTCCCGCCGTCGACCAGTTTTCTATGAATGTCTCTCCTGGCGAGCTCATCATGTTTGTTGGACCAAGCGGTTGCGGTAAGACAACAACGATGAAGATGATCAACCGGATCATTGAACCAACCTCGGGATCAATTGCGATTGACGGACGCGATGTACTCTCTCTGGATCCGAACGAACTTCGACGCCACATCGGCTATGTGATTCAACAGGTTGGCCTTTTTCCTCACATGACGATCGCCGAGAACATTGGCGTTGTCCCGAAGCTGCTCGGTTGGTCTAAAAAGAAGATTTCTGACCGGGTGGATGAACTACTCGAGACGGTGCAGTTAGACGCTCGCGAGTTTTCCGGCCGGTACCCCAAGCAGCTTTCGGGCGGTCAACAACAACGCGTAGGCGTAGCCCGCGCATTGGCCGCTGACCCCCCAGTGATGCTGATGGATGAGCCATTTGGAGCAACCGATCCCATCACGCGCGAAAAACTTCAGGCAGAATTTTTGCACCTACAAGCGACCATCGGCAAGACGATTATCTTCGTTACCCATGATTTTGATGAAGCCGTTCTGCTGGGAGACCGTATTGCGGTGTTGAGCGAACGCAGTCAGATCGAACAGTTCGATACTCCAGCGAAGATTCTCGCGGCGCCCGCGAACGACTACGTATCTTCCTTCATTGGTAGTGGTGCTGCCCTCAAGCGCTTGGTATTGATCCCCGCGACCGAGGCGAAGTTGGGGGCAGCATCCTCAGCCAGCGGCACTCCAACCATCGATGCCGCACGTAATCTTCGGGACGCACTCGACCTGCTCATCGTTACTGGGGCTCCGCTCGTCAACGTCGTCTTAGGCGATGGACGTGCAGTCGGTTCGCTAACCGTCGCGAGTATTTCTGCAACGCTCGGGGTCGAGGTTCTGGGCGCTAGTGCATCCTCTGCGAGTGCACTATGA
- a CDS encoding ABC transporter permease, whose protein sequence is MTVTTETQFLATVSATDASAFHQRFWTWKRFVTPLVVVVILAGLLAWVSVLQLDSIEERTLNWPYIVLRVREHLLLAVSASGLVAVLAIPLGTVLAKTKSKILKGVVLTLANIGQATPAVGVVILLAIVWQTGFTTALTALVIYAFLPVLRNTMIGIQQVDVSVRESARGMGMTPRQVLFRIELPLAVPVILAGLRTALVFAVGVATIATFINAGGLGDMIVNGLKLQRYPVLVVGAVLVACIALLIDWVASLAEDFLTPRGV, encoded by the coding sequence ATGACCGTCACCACGGAGACCCAATTCTTAGCAACAGTGTCTGCTACGGACGCGAGCGCATTTCACCAGCGTTTTTGGACGTGGAAGCGTTTTGTGACTCCGCTGGTTGTCGTGGTTATCCTTGCCGGTCTACTCGCGTGGGTCTCAGTACTGCAGCTCGACTCGATTGAAGAGCGCACCCTGAACTGGCCGTACATCGTGTTGCGGGTCAGAGAACACCTCCTTTTGGCAGTTTCCGCATCAGGACTCGTGGCAGTGCTGGCAATTCCCCTGGGAACGGTGCTAGCCAAGACCAAGTCCAAAATCCTCAAGGGCGTCGTGCTCACGCTGGCCAATATCGGCCAAGCGACCCCCGCCGTCGGCGTCGTGATCCTTCTCGCGATTGTTTGGCAAACTGGCTTTACGACCGCGCTGACGGCGCTCGTGATCTACGCCTTCCTTCCGGTTCTGCGAAACACGATGATCGGCATTCAACAGGTCGACGTCAGCGTCAGAGAATCAGCGCGCGGAATGGGTATGACACCGCGTCAAGTACTCTTCCGCATCGAACTTCCGCTCGCCGTTCCGGTCATTCTTGCGGGGCTGCGCACCGCTCTCGTCTTCGCCGTCGGAGTTGCCACAATTGCGACCTTTATTAATGCCGGTGGACTCGGTGACATGATCGTCAACGGCCTCAAACTGCAGCGCTATCCGGTGCTCGTGGTCGGCGCGGTGCTCGTCGCCTGCATCGCCCTACTTATCGACTGGGTTGCGAGCTTGGCCGAAGATTTCCTCACGCCCCGCGGTGTTTAA
- a CDS encoding glycine betaine ABC transporter substrate-binding protein, with product MNKRILPIVAIAAAGMLALTACSSAETTSGSQGTELDGLTGDVGAKDFSEQFILAHITSQLLNAYGANTEANTKLVGSANVRQALENDEFIGYWEYTGTSWITYNGNTSPVQGTEAQFEATKEADAANGIAWLNPAPLNNTYAFAIRAEKAAELGVKTLSDIAALPKSEQTFCIESEFSTRDDGWPGLKAAYGLDIPDSSVALLDTGVIYTATQKGDDCNFGEVFQTDGRIPALDLVVMEDDAQFFPAYQGAFTLSQATLDEYPEIADVIDLISPLLTTEQMQKLNALVDVDGEDPEDVATDWLTEQGLI from the coding sequence ATGAACAAGAGAATTCTGCCAATCGTCGCCATTGCTGCGGCCGGAATGCTCGCCCTCACGGCGTGCTCCTCCGCTGAGACCACGTCAGGCAGCCAAGGAACTGAACTGGACGGACTTACCGGAGATGTCGGCGCAAAAGACTTTTCGGAGCAATTTATCCTCGCCCACATCACCAGCCAACTGCTGAACGCTTACGGTGCCAACACCGAAGCAAACACGAAGCTGGTCGGGTCAGCCAATGTCCGTCAAGCTCTCGAGAATGATGAGTTCATCGGCTACTGGGAGTACACCGGAACCTCGTGGATCACGTACAACGGAAATACCTCGCCGGTGCAGGGCACCGAAGCGCAGTTCGAAGCGACGAAAGAAGCTGACGCTGCCAACGGAATCGCCTGGTTGAATCCTGCGCCGCTCAACAACACGTATGCCTTCGCAATTCGAGCAGAAAAGGCAGCCGAGCTTGGAGTGAAGACTCTGAGTGATATTGCAGCGCTGCCGAAATCAGAGCAAACGTTTTGTATCGAGAGCGAGTTTTCGACCCGCGATGATGGCTGGCCCGGACTCAAAGCAGCCTATGGTCTCGACATTCCCGACTCGAGCGTTGCTCTTCTCGACACCGGTGTGATCTACACCGCAACGCAAAAGGGTGACGACTGCAACTTCGGTGAAGTGTTTCAGACTGATGGACGCATTCCCGCCCTCGACCTCGTGGTGATGGAAGATGATGCACAATTCTTCCCCGCATACCAGGGGGCCTTCACTCTGAGCCAAGCAACCCTTGACGAGTACCCCGAGATCGCCGACGTCATCGACCTTATTTCGCCCCTGCTCACTACCGAACAAATGCAGAAGCTGAACGCTCTTGTCGATGTTGACGGCGAAGACCCCGAAGATGTAGCGACCGACTGGCTCACTGAACAGGGCCTTATCTAA
- the fae gene encoding formaldehyde-activating enzyme, with the protein MSQAVQIGESFIGDGVNAAHVNTVFGHRDGPTGVAWATALATPSAGHVPFMAVLRPSLPVKPLTLFVTKAAPASDAHGLNIWGPAQAGIAAGVADALADGVITPGQADTHVVIAAVWVNPAADDADIVYRNNRESVRTALLNGRDSLPSTDAVLSARHSPTNPFYTPKV; encoded by the coding sequence ATGTCGCAGGCCGTTCAAATCGGCGAGAGTTTCATTGGCGACGGTGTCAATGCAGCTCACGTCAACACAGTGTTCGGCCACCGCGATGGACCAACGGGTGTGGCGTGGGCGACAGCTCTCGCCACACCCAGCGCAGGACACGTGCCGTTCATGGCCGTTTTGCGGCCATCGTTGCCGGTCAAACCACTGACGTTATTCGTTACAAAGGCTGCCCCGGCATCCGATGCACACGGACTCAATATTTGGGGCCCGGCGCAAGCAGGAATCGCTGCCGGTGTTGCGGATGCGCTTGCCGACGGAGTGATAACGCCAGGGCAAGCAGACACCCACGTGGTTATTGCTGCAGTCTGGGTAAATCCCGCCGCCGACGATGCTGACATCGTGTACCGCAACAACCGTGAGTCGGTTCGGACTGCTCTCTTGAACGGACGGGATTCGCTCCCGTCGACAGATGCAGTGCTCTCCGCCCGACATTCACCTACCAACCCTTTTTATACTCCGAAAGTCTGA
- a CDS encoding mandelate racemase/muconate lactonizing enzyme family protein, with protein sequence MKITSISLTRLRLPLDPPFNAAWDPNPRIEFTATLVAVKTDEGITGYGSGDTMDGFAAYEHLFIGTDPMQILNQVRRIETINFHGGRYWPLEAALWDIIGQVSGLPVSVLFGGARDRLPAYASSGELKPPAARAESAVAAKERGFKAMKIRIARDRIAEGVSSVRAAREAVGDDFDLMVDLNQMWRMSGDITAALPLAKVQNLAAELHDLGVLWLEEPLPQVDVAGAQRVRQSTGLQISGGEMVRSAPEMMALIEADAFDIYQPDVALAVGMYRARQVAESANLRHRLFTPHTWSNGLGLLANLHVAAGVDAGPYLEFPYDPPGWTPERRDFFMNPLHIDSHGDLIVPQRPGLGVEVDWDAVSRFTVD encoded by the coding sequence ATGAAGATCACGTCAATCTCCCTCACTCGGCTACGACTGCCGCTTGATCCGCCCTTCAATGCGGCCTGGGACCCTAACCCGCGCATTGAGTTCACCGCAACACTCGTCGCGGTAAAAACGGATGAGGGCATCACCGGGTACGGCTCGGGTGACACCATGGACGGATTTGCAGCCTACGAGCACCTGTTCATCGGCACAGATCCGATGCAGATTCTCAATCAAGTTCGTCGTATCGAGACGATCAACTTTCACGGCGGACGCTACTGGCCGCTTGAAGCAGCGTTGTGGGACATCATTGGGCAGGTCTCAGGGCTGCCCGTCAGCGTTCTGTTTGGCGGCGCACGTGACCGGCTGCCGGCGTATGCCTCTAGTGGAGAGCTGAAGCCGCCTGCGGCTCGCGCTGAATCAGCCGTTGCCGCGAAAGAGCGCGGTTTCAAGGCGATGAAAATCCGCATTGCACGTGACAGAATCGCGGAGGGTGTGAGCTCGGTTCGTGCCGCGCGTGAGGCGGTCGGGGATGATTTTGATCTGATGGTTGACCTTAACCAGATGTGGCGGATGTCGGGAGATATCACTGCGGCACTGCCGTTGGCTAAGGTGCAGAATCTTGCTGCCGAACTGCATGACCTGGGTGTCTTGTGGCTTGAGGAGCCGCTGCCACAGGTTGATGTTGCCGGTGCTCAGCGCGTGCGGCAATCAACGGGACTCCAGATTTCGGGGGGCGAGATGGTTCGTAGTGCGCCTGAGATGATGGCATTGATTGAAGCCGATGCTTTCGATATTTACCAACCCGATGTTGCTCTCGCTGTAGGAATGTATCGGGCCCGTCAGGTCGCGGAGTCGGCAAACCTGCGACATCGCCTATTCACACCCCACACTTGGAGTAACGGGCTTGGCCTTCTGGCGAACCTTCATGTTGCTGCCGGGGTCGATGCTGGACCGTACCTAGAGTTTCCCTACGACCCTCCCGGATGGACGCCAGAACGGCGCGATTTCTTTATGAATCCGCTCCATATCGATAGCCATGGTGACCTGATCGTGCCTCAACGCCCCGGCCTTGGGGTCGAGGTCGACTGGGATGCTGTGTCTCGTTTCACAGTCGATTAG
- a CDS encoding aldehyde dehydrogenase — translation MNNWIDAAAALKPRTQLFIDGSFRSALDGSSFESIAPRNGAVILSVSAAGEEDVDAAVVAASRAFDAGSWSRADRSHRARVLLRLSELMLENLDELALLESLDSGHPISDARSADVPTAARVFRWYAESIDKVYDEVAPTPQNALALVTREPLGVIGAVVPWNYPLIITAWKVAPALATGNSVVLKPAELTSLSALKLAELASEAGIPDGVFNVVPGLGAVAGRALGMHPLVDKVTFTGSPAVGRAFLRYAGDSNGKQVALELGGKSPQIVLSDAENLEAAASAIAWGIFYNAGQTCHGGSRLIVDEKVHDELVERVLAVGASLTLGDPLDESTQIGAIASEVQLDRVLGYVDVARSEGATVHGGERQHPVGVVDGFYVEPTVFDGVDNAGRVGQEEIFGPALSVTTVSGAFEAVRVANESAYGLAASVWTADITVAHRAAQRLRAGTVWINTYDAADVITPFGGFKNSGSGRDRSLHALDSYTALKTTWINLGDDSLETQS, via the coding sequence ATGAATAATTGGATCGATGCAGCAGCCGCGCTGAAGCCACGGACACAACTCTTCATCGATGGATCGTTCCGTTCGGCTCTCGATGGCTCGAGCTTCGAGAGCATAGCGCCGCGGAACGGAGCCGTGATCCTTTCGGTCAGCGCCGCCGGTGAAGAGGACGTCGATGCAGCGGTTGTGGCGGCATCGCGTGCCTTCGATGCTGGCTCATGGTCGCGTGCCGATCGAAGCCATCGGGCACGCGTACTGCTGAGGCTGTCGGAGCTGATGCTGGAGAATCTTGATGAACTTGCACTCTTAGAGTCACTGGATTCCGGTCATCCTATTTCGGATGCCCGCAGTGCGGATGTGCCAACGGCTGCTCGCGTTTTTCGCTGGTATGCCGAGTCAATCGACAAGGTCTACGACGAGGTAGCTCCGACCCCGCAGAATGCGTTGGCATTGGTCACGCGCGAGCCCCTCGGAGTAATCGGCGCAGTTGTGCCGTGGAATTATCCACTCATTATCACGGCGTGGAAAGTTGCTCCCGCACTGGCTACAGGCAACTCGGTCGTGCTTAAACCCGCTGAATTGACAAGTCTGTCGGCGCTTAAGCTGGCAGAGCTGGCCTCGGAGGCAGGAATTCCCGACGGAGTATTCAATGTGGTTCCCGGTCTCGGCGCTGTGGCCGGCAGAGCTCTGGGAATGCATCCGCTCGTGGACAAGGTGACGTTCACCGGATCACCCGCGGTTGGTCGCGCATTTCTGCGCTATGCAGGAGACTCCAACGGCAAACAGGTCGCGCTTGAACTCGGTGGAAAGTCACCCCAGATCGTACTTTCGGATGCCGAAAATCTCGAGGCTGCTGCATCTGCCATTGCCTGGGGAATCTTCTACAACGCAGGGCAAACCTGTCACGGAGGTAGCCGATTGATCGTTGATGAGAAAGTGCACGATGAGTTGGTGGAGCGCGTGTTGGCAGTGGGCGCAAGCCTGACCTTGGGCGATCCCTTAGACGAGTCGACGCAAATCGGTGCCATTGCGAGTGAGGTGCAACTCGATCGCGTGCTCGGCTATGTCGACGTGGCTCGTAGCGAAGGCGCGACGGTGCACGGTGGCGAACGTCAGCATCCTGTCGGCGTTGTCGATGGCTTCTATGTTGAGCCGACGGTATTCGATGGAGTTGATAATGCTGGCCGTGTCGGGCAGGAAGAAATTTTTGGCCCCGCGCTGTCAGTCACTACGGTTAGCGGTGCTTTCGAGGCCGTGCGCGTGGCAAATGAGTCTGCGTATGGCCTCGCCGCGAGCGTATGGACTGCTGACATCACTGTCGCGCATCGTGCAGCCCAGCGGCTGCGGGCGGGAACCGTGTGGATCAACACTTATGACGCTGCAGACGTGATTACACCCTTCGGCGGTTTCAAGAATTCCGGATCAGGTCGCGACCGCTCTTTGCACGCGCTCGATTCCTACACCGCACTAAAAACCACCTGGATCAACCTCGGCGACGACTCGCTCGAGACACAATCATGA
- a CDS encoding NAD(P)-dependent oxidoreductase — MRESSNTMHSTLPTVGFIGLGNMGSGMTRNLQAAGYPLVVNDIRQEAATELLAHGAIWANTPAEVAASSDLVITMLPTPRHVDVVVNGPDGLLVGMADGGTWIDMSTSVPEVAEGVRARHAARNLHILDAPVSGMSVGAFSGMLQIFIGGEAEDVVRLRPVFEAMGDPERILHVGPAGTGYAVKLMINQLWFSHLVATAEVLAVGVRAGVNLEVLRASIVASPANSNFVQNDVLAILDYGDYDEGFAIALACKDLGLSMDLARSVGVPTELSAVVEQVFRRAKAQYGDLAGEMSPVKLYEDLIGTPLRREPQLEVVV, encoded by the coding sequence ATGAGAGAAAGCAGCAACACCATGCACTCGACTTTGCCCACGGTCGGATTCATTGGGCTCGGAAACATGGGATCGGGTATGACCCGAAACCTGCAAGCCGCCGGCTACCCGCTAGTCGTCAACGACATCCGTCAAGAAGCCGCAACTGAGCTGCTTGCCCACGGTGCGATTTGGGCGAACACGCCCGCAGAGGTGGCGGCATCAAGCGACCTCGTGATCACGATGCTTCCCACGCCACGCCATGTGGATGTGGTCGTCAATGGCCCAGACGGTCTATTAGTGGGGATGGCCGATGGCGGTACTTGGATTGATATGTCGACCTCGGTGCCAGAAGTCGCAGAGGGTGTTCGCGCTCGACACGCAGCCCGCAATCTTCATATTTTGGATGCTCCAGTGAGTGGAATGTCCGTGGGGGCTTTCAGCGGGATGCTCCAAATATTCATTGGGGGAGAGGCCGAGGATGTAGTTCGGCTTCGTCCTGTGTTTGAGGCGATGGGGGACCCAGAGCGGATTCTGCATGTCGGTCCCGCTGGGACTGGATACGCTGTAAAATTGATGATCAATCAATTATGGTTCTCTCACCTCGTCGCGACAGCGGAAGTGCTTGCTGTGGGTGTGAGAGCTGGTGTGAATCTCGAAGTGCTTCGCGCATCGATCGTCGCGAGTCCTGCGAACAGCAACTTCGTGCAAAACGATGTACTCGCGATCCTCGACTATGGGGACTACGACGAGGGATTCGCGATTGCCTTGGCGTGCAAAGACCTCGGCCTGTCGATGGATTTGGCTCGTTCTGTCGGAGTACCGACGGAGCTTTCAGCCGTCGTCGAACAGGTATTCCGTCGTGCGAAAGCCCAATACGGTGACCTCGCAGGGGAAATGTCCCCCGTGAAGCTCTATGAGGACCTCATCGGCACACCTCTTCGCCGTGAGCCACAGCTGGAGGTGGTGGTGTGA
- a CDS encoding iron-containing alcohol dehydrogenase family protein, which produces MSGAMLAPLPTPMAELSLTLDPKPISHFGRGRVSEVGAVAASLGSKSALIVTDPFLATSYIVAAVRASLEAAGIVVAVYGDVTPNPTTINLNDGSDLAVSVHADAIVAVGGGSSLDAAKGIAIGAVNPERGMHLDCSTLFANEALPIVAVPTTSGTGAEVNAFGVITDVVGHRKFYVGHESALAKAAILDPELTVGLPAFATAATGFDALTHALESYLSIRANPYSDGIALQTISTVATYLPRAVADGTDIEARSELLFASHVVGVGFSHTGLGLVHGVAHPLGGQFNIPHGFALALVMRAVLRFNRQHREDRLARVGFALGVADTNASEAVNADAAVERICSLAVEVGLGGSLSQFGVTESALESLARDTLADAVTANNPVFPTFEDVLSVLKESL; this is translated from the coding sequence GTGAGCGGCGCGATGCTGGCGCCGCTGCCCACACCAATGGCAGAACTGTCTCTCACGCTCGATCCGAAGCCAATCAGCCATTTTGGGCGTGGCCGAGTCTCCGAGGTCGGAGCAGTTGCGGCATCGCTGGGATCGAAGTCTGCGCTTATCGTCACTGACCCGTTTTTGGCGACATCGTATATCGTCGCCGCTGTTCGAGCGTCGCTTGAGGCCGCCGGGATCGTCGTGGCCGTCTACGGCGATGTGACCCCAAATCCCACGACGATCAACCTGAACGATGGCAGCGATCTCGCCGTGTCGGTTCACGCGGATGCGATTGTCGCGGTGGGTGGTGGCTCGTCATTAGACGCTGCCAAGGGTATTGCAATCGGAGCAGTGAATCCGGAACGGGGAATGCACCTCGATTGTTCAACGCTGTTCGCTAACGAAGCACTCCCGATCGTCGCCGTACCGACAACTTCAGGTACGGGCGCCGAGGTAAACGCGTTCGGTGTTATTACTGATGTCGTTGGCCATCGAAAATTTTATGTTGGGCACGAATCTGCGCTGGCGAAGGCGGCGATTCTGGATCCAGAACTCACCGTCGGGCTGCCAGCCTTCGCAACCGCGGCGACCGGGTTCGATGCGCTGACCCACGCACTGGAGTCGTACCTGTCCATTCGAGCGAATCCATATTCTGACGGGATCGCCCTGCAAACTATTTCGACGGTCGCGACCTATCTTCCCCGTGCCGTGGCTGACGGAACGGATATTGAGGCGCGCAGCGAGTTGTTGTTTGCTAGTCACGTTGTCGGTGTCGGCTTCTCGCACACGGGGTTGGGGTTGGTGCACGGTGTTGCGCATCCTCTCGGTGGTCAGTTCAATATTCCTCATGGTTTCGCCCTCGCACTTGTGATGCGCGCAGTGCTTCGCTTCAACCGGCAGCACCGAGAAGACCGGCTTGCACGAGTGGGGTTTGCGCTGGGCGTCGCCGATACGAACGCGAGCGAAGCGGTCAACGCAGATGCCGCCGTCGAGCGAATCTGCAGCCTCGCTGTCGAGGTGGGGCTTGGCGGCTCTCTCAGCCAGTTCGGGGTGACCGAGAGCGCGCTGGAATCCCTTGCCCGGGACACCCTTGCCGATGCCGTGACGGCAAACAATCCTGTATTTCCCACTTTCGAAGATGTTCTGTCTGTACTCAAGGAGTCTCTATGA